One window of Nostoc sp. C052 genomic DNA carries:
- a CDS encoding transposase produces MKKIPQTDAIFENVFRENQASDENHKSLRVSIDTKAKVKIGNLSRGGKAGTLEAKAADDHDTQWQTVLVPFGILNTHTSKLSIYLGQSAETSDFIVDCLTAWWHENQHNYQDINEWVIDLDGGTATRSNRTQFIKRMVELSQAINLKIRLIYYPPYHSKYNPIERCWAALENYWNGAILDSVEAAVNWASNMTCQGITPIVHRVETTYEKGIKVLSQELEQYQTLWQRSETLPKWDITIVPV; encoded by the coding sequence TTGAAAAAGATTCCCCAAACAGATGCCATATTCGAGAATGTGTTCCGAGAAAATCAGGCATCAGATGAAAATCATAAATCGTTGCGAGTGTCTATAGATACTAAAGCCAAGGTAAAGATTGGCAACCTTTCCAGAGGCGGTAAAGCCGGAACATTGGAGGCAAAAGCGGCGGATGACCACGATACACAGTGGCAAACAGTTTTAGTTCCTTTTGGCATTCTCAACACCCACACTTCAAAGCTATCGATTTACTTAGGGCAGTCGGCTGAAACTAGTGATTTTATTGTCGATTGTTTAACCGCTTGGTGGCATGAGAATCAACACAATTACCAAGATATTAATGAATGGGTAATTGACCTTGATGGTGGTACCGCAACTCGTAGTAACCGCACACAATTTATCAAACGCATGGTTGAACTGTCTCAAGCGATTAATTTAAAAATCCGGCTAATTTATTATCCTCCGTATCATAGCAAGTACAATCCCATAGAGCGGTGTTGGGCTGCCCTAGAGAACTATTGGAATGGCGCTATTTTAGATTCTGTTGAAGCCGCAGTAAACTGGGCTTCCAATATGACTTGTCAAGGGATTACACCCATTGTTCACCGAGTTGAAACCACCTATGAAAAAGGAATCAAAGTTTTATCACAAGAGTTAGAACAGTACCAAACTCTATGGCAGCGTTCTGAAACATTACCCAAATGGGATATTACTATTGTGCCTGTTTAA
- a CDS encoding ABC exporter membrane fusion protein — translation MRINTESRLLEKSSGRWQIISAAFIALAIGLSSVYVFSQYRSNIQTHPLKSYKAAPVIVAITALGHLEPQGEVTQLSAPSSLSGNRVEKLLVKEGSRVRAGQIVALLQDYAKATAALQQAQDKVKVARARLAQVKAGAKSADIEAQKAVVTRLETQLKGEVSTQQATIARLQAQFNNAQTENNRYQQLYTEGAISASIADSKYLELQTIQQQFTEAKENLNKSIHTLNDQIEEAKARLVSLSEVRDVDVQVAQAEVESAMTAITQAKVERDLTYVKSPINGRILKVHTKTGETIGNSGIVDIGETSHMYVVAEVYQTDIKKVRVGQKASISSTTFTGKLRGIVSEIGLQVSKQSVLSLNPGVDTDRRVIEVKIRIDNPEDNQQVASLTNLQVDVAIQI, via the coding sequence TTGAGGATTAATACAGAAAGCCGATTACTTGAAAAATCTTCAGGTCGATGGCAAATAATTTCCGCAGCTTTCATTGCATTAGCCATAGGACTCTCATCTGTCTACGTTTTTTCACAATATCGGTCTAATATTCAGACTCACCCATTAAAATCCTATAAAGCAGCTCCTGTCATAGTTGCGATTACTGCCCTGGGACATCTAGAGCCTCAAGGCGAAGTGACTCAATTATCTGCCCCCAGTTCACTCTCAGGTAACAGAGTAGAAAAACTGCTAGTCAAAGAAGGAAGCAGAGTTCGGGCAGGGCAAATAGTGGCATTACTCCAAGATTATGCTAAAGCGACAGCGGCACTGCAACAGGCACAAGACAAAGTTAAAGTTGCTAGAGCTAGATTAGCGCAGGTTAAAGCCGGAGCAAAATCGGCAGACATTGAAGCTCAAAAAGCAGTAGTGACCCGTTTAGAAACTCAATTAAAAGGAGAAGTTAGCACTCAACAAGCAACAATTGCCCGCTTACAAGCTCAATTCAACAACGCTCAAACCGAGAATAATCGTTATCAGCAGTTATATACAGAAGGTGCTATTTCAGCTTCTATTGCAGATAGCAAGTATTTAGAACTTCAGACAATACAACAACAATTCACAGAAGCTAAAGAAAACTTAAACAAGAGTATTCATACTCTTAACGACCAGATAGAAGAGGCAAAAGCCAGGTTGGTAAGTCTTAGCGAAGTGCGTGATGTAGATGTTCAGGTGGCACAAGCCGAAGTCGAAAGTGCCATGACTGCAATTACACAAGCAAAAGTAGAACGAGATTTAACTTATGTTAAATCTCCTATAAATGGAAGAATTTTAAAAGTTCATACCAAAACAGGAGAAACTATTGGCAATTCAGGAATTGTTGATATAGGTGAAACGTCTCACATGTATGTTGTGGCGGAAGTTTATCAAACTGATATCAAAAAAGTGCGTGTAGGTCAAAAAGCCAGCATCAGCAGTACTACATTTACTGGAAAATTACGGGGAATAGTGAGCGAGATTGGTTTACAAGTTAGCAAACAGAGTGTTTTAAGTCTTAATCCAGGGGTAGATACAGACCGGAGAGTAATTGAGGTGAAAATCCGTATAGATAATCCAGAGGATAATCAACAGGTTGCAAGTTTAACCAACTTACAAGTAGATGTAGCTATTCAAATATAA
- a CDS encoding cytochrome P450 gives MFQDITAQIAYSNSFPYFATVLGIAGTIGWRWWKQKNAYKSLQSLPSPPKHWLLGNLTQILAAVKQKKLFRQIFDWSQQLGPMYVIWNGNNPVVILSKPKIIENTIVNGMKDGSLIRSEQLRKAWNDISSPILLGETGTEWQWRRKAWNPEFSSSSLSKYVEMISLACEQVIETLKEAAPPKEVEVDPLFVELTMRVISCLVLGIPADRNSTSHEGPPLEVLKLYEAMSILGYRFLRQATGEKIWMKYLPTKNSRDYWAARRCLEEFLTPRVDLALQIREQNKTHLPQVSPLFQESMLVKIAAKEPKYNRETLIAESVELLIAGTDTTAHTLSFAVGELSLNQRVFQQARDIVDSSWQNFGCLNTESLKELAYIRAIIKETLRLYSVASGSTSLETQRDTVIEGQAIPRGTRISWSMLAAGRDPEVYANPSEFLPERWLDKSKETSSLPMIDFGSGPHRCLGEHLSILEATMMLALLLHYFDWDLVNGRSSLEQLQQNLLIYPSDKMPVRFRLRNSLTSNLEPRSKG, from the coding sequence ATGTTTCAAGACATTACTGCTCAGATTGCTTATTCTAACTCATTTCCATATTTCGCTACAGTCTTAGGCATAGCGGGAACAATTGGGTGGCGCTGGTGGAAACAAAAGAACGCATACAAATCGCTACAATCACTCCCTTCTCCTCCCAAACACTGGCTGTTAGGAAATCTGACTCAAATATTAGCAGCAGTGAAACAGAAGAAATTATTCCGGCAAATATTTGATTGGAGTCAACAGTTAGGCCCGATGTATGTTATTTGGAATGGCAACAACCCAGTTGTCATTTTAAGTAAACCAAAAATTATCGAAAATACCATTGTCAATGGAATGAAAGATGGTAGCTTAATCAGGTCTGAGCAATTACGCAAAGCTTGGAACGACATCAGTAGTCCCATTCTACTAGGAGAAACTGGGACTGAGTGGCAGTGGCGACGCAAGGCTTGGAACCCAGAATTTAGTTCTAGCAGTCTTTCCAAATATGTAGAAATGATTAGTCTTGCCTGTGAACAAGTAATTGAGACACTCAAGGAAGCAGCCCCACCAAAAGAAGTTGAAGTAGATCCTCTATTTGTAGAACTAACAATGAGAGTGATTTCTTGTCTAGTACTGGGCATTCCTGCGGATAGAAACAGTACTAGTCATGAAGGACCGCCCCTGGAAGTTCTCAAGCTATACGAAGCGATGTCTATTTTAGGCTATCGGTTTCTCCGACAAGCTACTGGCGAGAAGATATGGATGAAATATTTGCCGACTAAAAATTCACGAGATTATTGGGCAGCAAGGCGATGTTTGGAGGAATTTCTAACTCCCCGTGTAGACTTAGCTTTACAGATCAGAGAACAAAACAAGACCCATTTACCACAGGTAAGTCCTTTGTTTCAGGAATCAATGTTAGTCAAAATCGCTGCTAAAGAACCAAAATACAATCGTGAAACATTAATAGCAGAATCTGTTGAATTATTAATAGCTGGTACTGACACAACAGCCCATACTTTATCCTTTGCAGTCGGAGAGTTGAGCTTAAATCAAAGGGTTTTTCAGCAAGCACGGGACATCGTTGACTCTTCTTGGCAAAACTTTGGCTGTCTTAATACAGAAAGCCTCAAGGAATTGGCTTATATTCGCGCAATTATCAAGGAGACGTTGCGCCTTTATTCAGTTGCATCAGGCTCGACTTCATTGGAGACTCAACGCGACACTGTAATTGAGGGTCAAGCGATTCCTCGCGGTACAAGAATATCCTGGTCAATGCTTGCTGCTGGAAGAGATCCAGAAGTCTATGCTAATCCTTCTGAATTTCTGCCAGAACGTTGGTTAGACAAGAGTAAGGAAACTAGCTCACTGCCAATGATAGACTTTGGCTCAGGGCCTCATCGTTGCTTGGGAGAGCATCTATCAATACTGGAAGCAACTATGATGCTAGCATTATTACTCCACTACTTCGACTGGGATTTAGTCAATGGTCGTTCTTCTCTGGAACAATTACAGCAAAACCTGTTAATTTATCCATCTGATAAAATGCCAGTGCGCTTTCGGTTAAGAAATTCGCTTACCTCCAACCTTGAGCCAAGGTCAAAAGGATAG
- a CDS encoding glutathione S-transferase family protein, with protein MTTAPLSWQELETLTDYQIDTVNGLTNARARLRLFGQPESDVRVTLYRDNHAWCPYCQKVWLWLEEKQIPYRIEKVTMFCYGEKESWYKRKVPSGILPAIELDGRIIKESDDILIALEKVFAPLNQGMEERMVLPLRQLERLLFRAWCAWLCSKAGSSQQEQRNREQFIGVVAQVESALGRTPSPYFLSGFGIVDVIFTPYLERMNASLYYYKGYSLREKNPRLSFWFAAMETRPTYCGTQSDFHTHVHDLPPQMGGCWENGETQMLLNKARVDNGPWFGLPDVTYPEPENSRMEALQRTIEHRVNIIRVNPKDDKLFDQALRCALTQMMTGEDCVPPLGSDVALRYLRDRINVPRDMSIYAAKRLRESLEKTAALAGDGQPAPISTKHRRDQDPSNFVIK; from the coding sequence ATGACTACCGCACCCTTAAGCTGGCAAGAACTAGAAACCCTCACGGACTATCAAATAGATACCGTTAATGGTCTTACCAACGCTAGAGCCAGGTTGCGGTTGTTTGGTCAGCCAGAATCTGATGTCCGGGTAACGCTGTACCGCGATAACCACGCCTGGTGTCCTTACTGTCAAAAAGTTTGGTTATGGCTAGAGGAAAAACAGATCCCCTACCGCATCGAAAAAGTGACAATGTTCTGCTATGGAGAGAAAGAAAGTTGGTACAAACGTAAGGTACCATCAGGAATACTCCCCGCGATCGAGCTAGATGGACGGATTATTAAAGAAAGCGATGACATTTTGATCGCTTTGGAAAAGGTATTTGCTCCATTGAACCAAGGCATGGAAGAGCGCATGGTGCTTCCACTACGTCAATTAGAACGACTTTTATTTAGAGCATGGTGCGCTTGGCTGTGTTCAAAAGCTGGTTCCTCTCAACAAGAACAACGCAACCGAGAACAATTTATCGGAGTGGTGGCTCAGGTCGAGTCGGCTCTGGGTCGCACCCCAAGCCCTTATTTTCTATCGGGCTTCGGCATCGTCGATGTCATTTTTACGCCATATCTCGAACGGATGAATGCGAGTCTTTACTACTACAAAGGCTACTCACTGCGAGAGAAAAACCCTCGTTTGAGCTTCTGGTTTGCGGCAATGGAAACCCGACCAACCTACTGCGGTACTCAGAGCGACTTTCACACCCACGTACATGATTTGCCGCCTCAGATGGGGGGTTGTTGGGAAAACGGCGAAACGCAGATGCTTCTCAATAAAGCGCGGGTGGATAATGGCCCGTGGTTTGGGCTACCAGATGTTACTTATCCAGAACCGGAAAACTCCCGTATGGAAGCTCTTCAACGAACTATCGAACACCGCGTCAATATTATCCGAGTCAACCCCAAAGATGATAAATTGTTTGATCAAGCCCTACGTTGTGCTTTAACACAGATGATGACAGGTGAAGACTGTGTACCTCCATTGGGTTCTGATGTCGCTCTCCGATATTTGCGCGATCGGATTAATGTACCACGAGACATGTCCATCTACGCAGCAAAGCGATTGAGGGAATCCCTGGAGAAAACCGCAGCCCTTGCGGGTGATGGGCAGCCAGCCCCCATTTCCACTAAGCATCGACGAGATCAAGACCCATCTAATTTTGTCATCAAGTAG
- the devC gene encoding ABC transporter permease DevC has product MNFKIPLAWLQLAQNKVRFLAAVAGITFIVILIFTQLGFQDALFSSAIRVHHSLQGDLFLVSSQYKSLTSNQSFSRTRLYQVLGFNGVKSISPMYLGFAKFKNPVNGEKYSIYLIGVEPGRIALNLPEMESNLDKIKIPDMVLFDQKSRSEFGPVAEKFKSENTEQIVEIFAFNAVKGYRVKIGGLFSLGPSFGVDGNLIVSDSTFLRIFQNNRTSEMIDVGVIILDSGVEPQKVLTNLQNNLGHDVLIFTKQEFQDFEKKYWATRTPIGFIFNLMLVMCFIIGIVIVYQILYSNISTQITAYATLKAIGYTNKYLLNVVFKQALILAVSGYIPGSIISSYIYSFTAKTTNLPMRMSLSNILIILISTILMSTVSGLLAMNKLRSADPADIF; this is encoded by the coding sequence ATGAATTTTAAAATTCCTTTAGCTTGGCTACAACTAGCCCAAAACAAAGTTCGTTTTTTAGCAGCTGTGGCTGGGATTACTTTTATTGTAATTTTGATATTTACACAACTTGGTTTCCAAGATGCTCTTTTTTCAAGTGCTATCAGAGTACATCATAGTCTCCAAGGAGATTTATTTTTAGTTAGTTCTCAGTATAAATCTTTAACTTCAAATCAAAGCTTTTCTCGTACTCGTTTATATCAAGTTTTAGGATTTAATGGTGTTAAGTCAATCAGTCCGATGTATTTGGGCTTTGCTAAATTCAAGAATCCAGTAAACGGCGAAAAATACTCCATATATCTGATTGGTGTTGAACCAGGGAGAATAGCTCTTAATTTACCAGAAATGGAGAGTAATTTAGATAAAATTAAAATTCCTGACATGGTTCTTTTTGACCAAAAATCTCGATCTGAGTTCGGGCCAGTTGCTGAAAAATTTAAATCAGAAAATACTGAGCAAATAGTCGAAATATTTGCTTTTAATGCAGTTAAAGGTTATCGAGTTAAAATCGGTGGTCTATTCAGCTTGGGTCCTTCTTTTGGAGTAGATGGTAATTTAATTGTCAGTGACTCAACTTTCCTCAGAATATTTCAAAATAACCGAACTTCAGAAATGATAGATGTAGGTGTGATAATTCTTGATTCTGGTGTCGAGCCACAAAAAGTTCTGACCAATCTACAAAACAATTTGGGTCATGATGTCTTAATTTTTACCAAACAAGAGTTTCAAGACTTTGAGAAAAAGTATTGGGCTACAAGAACACCTATTGGTTTTATATTTAACCTTATGCTCGTAATGTGTTTTATTATTGGTATAGTCATTGTCTATCAAATTCTTTATAGTAATATTTCAACTCAAATAACAGCCTATGCTACTTTAAAAGCTATTGGATATACTAATAAATATTTACTAAATGTAGTATTTAAACAGGCTTTAATATTAGCAGTATCGGGTTATATTCCAGGTTCTATTATTTCTTCATATATCTACAGCTTCACAGCAAAAACTACCAATTTACCGATGAGAATGAGCTTAAGTAATATATTAATTATTTTAATTTCAACAATTTTAATGTCTACAGTTTCCGGACTGTTAGCTATGAATAAACTACGCTCGGCAGATCCAGCAGATATTTTTTAG
- a CDS encoding ChaB family protein, translated as MKKHLPKHAAEIFLAAFNNALSEYGEEALPILLTLAQGWR; from the coding sequence GTGAAAAAGCATCTACCCAAACACGCGGCGGAAATATTCTTGGCTGCGTTTAACAATGCGCTCTCTGAATATGGCGAAGAAGCGTTGCCTATCCTTTTGACCTTGGCTCAAGGTTGGAGGTAA